In one window of Chitinophagales bacterium DNA:
- a CDS encoding DNA adenine methylase: MHFYSPLRYPGGKGKVADYFKQIYKDNLLYGGTYVEPYAGGASVALSLLFNEYVSKIIINDIDKSIYSFWHSVLFDTEKLCKLIHDTPVNVDNWEIQKCIQRNKHRFGYLKVGFSTFFLNRTNRSGILNAGIIGGRKQSGFWKMDARYNKKELIDRIERIALYKDKIEVYNSDAVELVKSFKKSLSKNTLFYFDPPYYVKGKDLYLNYYVDKDHKKIADEISKIKTQKWIVTYDDVNPIKDLYSNFRQKQFKLSYSAGKETKKGQEVMIFSENIYITKHKLFS, encoded by the coding sequence ATGCACTTCTATTCTCCATTGAGGTACCCTGGTGGCAAAGGAAAAGTAGCTGACTACTTTAAACAAATTTACAAAGACAATCTACTTTATGGTGGCACATATGTTGAGCCCTATGCGGGAGGGGCATCAGTAGCTCTTTCACTACTCTTCAATGAGTATGTCTCAAAAATTATCATCAATGATATAGATAAATCGATTTACTCTTTTTGGCATTCGGTATTATTTGATACAGAAAAATTGTGTAAACTTATACATGACACCCCTGTCAACGTTGATAATTGGGAAATTCAAAAATGTATACAAAGAAACAAACATCGTTTCGGTTACCTTAAAGTAGGATTTTCTACATTTTTTTTAAACAGAACTAATAGGTCAGGAATTTTAAACGCTGGCATTATTGGAGGAAGAAAGCAATCTGGTTTTTGGAAGATGGATGCAAGGTATAATAAAAAAGAGCTTATTGATAGAATTGAGAGAATTGCATTATATAAAGATAAAATCGAAGTCTACAATTCAGACGCTGTTGAGTTAGTGAAATCATTTAAAAAATCTCTATCAAAAAATACACTTTTCTACTTTGATCCTCCATACTATGTAAAAGGAAAAGATTTGTATTTAAATTACTATGTAGATAAAGACCATAAGAAAATTGCTGACGAAATCTCAAAAATCAAAACTCAAAAGTGGATAGTAACTTATGACGATGTTAATCCAATAAAAGATTTGTACTCAAACTTTAGGCAAAAGCAATTTAAGCTTTCTTATAGTGCAGGAAAAGAAACCAAAAAAGGGCAGGAAGTCATGATTTTTTCAGAAAATATTTACATAACAAAGCATAAACTATTTTCATAG
- a CDS encoding DEAD/DEAH box helicase, producing the protein MTVFSELGLSEELIKATEALGFKNPTTIQEKAIPVLISGTKDFIGLAQTGTGKTAAFGLPLLQLIDRQARHAQALIVCPTRELCLQIVTEMEHFKKFLPGVHITAVYGGASIGMQIKDLRRGSQIVVATPGRLIDLIERKAIDLQQIHYVVLDEADEMLNMGFQEDIEFILQNTPKRESTWLFSATMPTEIRKVSKRYMKEPFEVTVGKVNTGNKNIDHQFYVVNAHHRYEALKRLIDFNPGIYGIIFTRTKLDAQEIAEKLTREGYDIDALHGDLTQPQRDKVMGQFRDKSLQLLIATDVAARGIDVQGITHVINYELPDDVEVYTHRSGRTGRAGNTGICMSILHARELYKIRLIEKTMQVQFHKLEIPAGKDVCRKQFFHHMDRLQQADISNSNYETYLPMLAEKFADMSKEEVLQRVAALEFDRFLKYYENAEDLNPRKDQRERGSERRQQERGAPDQGRRKDPNGRKKFDESGNFTKLFVNLGTKDGFYKASFLQFILDMSDLRKDVLGRIDMKEMNSWVEVDAKSAKQMIRAIDGKNYRGRKIRMNEANSR; encoded by the coding sequence ATGACAGTATTTAGCGAGTTGGGTTTATCTGAGGAGTTGATTAAAGCGACGGAAGCATTAGGTTTCAAGAATCCCACCACCATACAAGAGAAAGCCATTCCGGTTTTAATTAGTGGCACAAAGGACTTTATTGGTTTGGCCCAGACCGGAACAGGTAAGACAGCAGCATTTGGTTTACCCCTGCTGCAATTAATCGATCGTCAGGCAAGACATGCCCAGGCATTGATCGTTTGCCCTACCAGAGAACTTTGTCTCCAGATCGTGACCGAGATGGAGCATTTCAAGAAATTTCTTCCCGGGGTGCATATTACTGCCGTTTACGGAGGTGCATCCATTGGTATGCAGATCAAAGACCTGAGAAGAGGTTCACAAATAGTAGTAGCCACACCCGGTCGTTTGATTGATTTGATTGAGCGCAAAGCCATCGACCTGCAGCAGATCCATTATGTGGTGCTGGATGAAGCCGATGAAATGCTCAACATGGGTTTTCAGGAAGACATTGAATTCATTTTACAGAATACCCCCAAGCGTGAAAGCACTTGGTTGTTTAGCGCCACGATGCCAACGGAAATCCGCAAAGTGAGCAAGCGCTACATGAAGGAGCCTTTTGAAGTAACAGTGGGTAAGGTAAACACCGGTAATAAGAATATCGACCACCAATTCTATGTGGTGAATGCGCATCATCGTTACGAGGCTTTGAAGCGTTTGATTGATTTCAACCCCGGTATCTATGGTATCATTTTTACCAGAACCAAATTAGATGCACAGGAAATTGCTGAGAAGTTGACCCGTGAGGGCTATGATATTGATGCCTTACACGGAGATCTTACCCAGCCTCAGCGTGATAAAGTAATGGGACAGTTCCGCGATAAGAGTCTACAGTTGCTGATTGCTACCGATGTGGCTGCCCGCGGTATTGATGTGCAGGGTATTACTCACGTAATCAATTACGAATTACCAGATGATGTAGAAGTGTACACGCACAGAAGTGGCCGTACCGGTCGCGCCGGAAATACCGGTATCTGTATGTCTATTCTGCATGCCCGTGAATTGTATAAGATTCGTTTGATTGAAAAGACCATGCAGGTGCAGTTTCACAAGTTGGAAATTCCTGCCGGTAAAGATGTTTGTCGTAAGCAGTTCTTCCACCACATGGATCGTTTGCAACAGGCTGATATCAGCAATAGCAATTACGAAACCTATCTGCCCATGTTGGCCGAAAAATTTGCCGACATGAGTAAGGAAGAAGTGCTGCAGCGTGTAGCGGCTTTGGAGTTCGACCGCTTTTTGAAATATTATGAAAATGCAGAAGACCTGAACCCACGCAAAGACCAGCGTGAGCGTGGTAGTGAACGCAGACAGCAGGAGCGTGGCGCACCCGATCAGGGTCGTCGTAAAGATCCCAATGGTCGCAAGAAGTTTGACGAGAGCGGCAATTTCACCAAGCTCTTTGTAAACCTCGGTACCAAGGATGGTTTTTACAAAGCCAGTTTCTTACAGTTTATTCTAGACATGAGCGACCTGCGCAAAGATGTGCTGGGCCGTATTGATATGAAGGAAATGAATAGCTGGGTAGAAGTGGACGCGAAATCTGCTAAGCAGATGATACGCGCCATTGACGGCAAGAACTACCGAGGCAGAAAGATTCGCATGAATGAAGCGAATAGTCGTTAA
- a CDS encoding BlaI/MecI/CopY family transcriptional regulator, whose protein sequence is MTHQAPIKPTESELEILQVLWEKGDATVREVHEVLTAHKDVGYTTTLKLMQIMFEKGLVLRNDSSKTHIYTANVSKEDTQQQLVNKMIRNLFNGSASQLVMQALGNQSASKEELDAIEAMIQQLKSKS, encoded by the coding sequence ATGACCCATCAGGCGCCAATTAAACCAACAGAAAGCGAGTTAGAGATTCTCCAGGTATTGTGGGAAAAGGGAGATGCTACTGTTCGTGAAGTACATGAAGTGCTCACGGCCCACAAGGATGTTGGCTATACCACTACCCTGAAACTGATGCAGATTATGTTTGAAAAGGGATTGGTGTTGCGAAATGATAGCAGCAAGACCCATATTTATACGGCCAATGTGAGCAAGGAAGATACCCAGCAGCAGCTGGTAAATAAAATGATCCGCAACCTCTTCAATGGTTCTGCTTCACAATTGGTGATGCAGGCATTGGGTAATCAATCTGCCAGCAAGGAAGAACTGGATGCGATTGAAGCCATGATACAACAACTCAAAAGCAAGTCCTGA
- a CDS encoding beta-lactamase family protein — protein sequence MHPRTLVYSLIMLVTVSCQAQPTEQSYTPKNFRFKPIPDSTKQRITAAVQEEYQKTLGKVAFSGGIIIAKNGEILLEDYKGYYNQRTGELMDANTPIHLASVSKTFTAMAVLHLWEQGKFGLDDDVRTHFPSFPYEGMTIKMLLSHRSGMPNYLHFTNETKAVTTYRKGRKGRKIKVVKYVPVKDPFRPGLLTNQDILDFMAEKKPAIQSRPDTRFQYCNTNYVMLALLVEKITGQSFPQYMKDSVFTPLGMKNSFVFSKADTGRYIPSYMYNNRVYGLERLDCTYGDKNIYSTPREMLIWDKVLYDGSFVKNSTLSMAFEPLSNERKSQHNYGLGWRMIIHEDSSKIVYHNGWWHGNNTVFTRLIEDTATVIILGNKFNKMIYSLGRRFPLILTNDADSTDFEE from the coding sequence ATGCATCCCCGTACCCTCGTTTACAGCCTTATTATGCTGGTAACTGTGTCTTGTCAGGCCCAGCCTACCGAGCAATCTTATACACCCAAAAACTTTCGCTTTAAGCCCATACCGGATTCCACCAAACAACGCATCACTGCGGCAGTGCAGGAGGAATACCAGAAGACATTGGGTAAAGTCGCATTCAGTGGCGGTATCATCATTGCCAAGAATGGCGAGATATTACTGGAAGATTATAAAGGGTATTATAACCAGCGCACCGGCGAACTCATGGATGCCAATACGCCTATTCACTTGGCATCTGTTTCAAAAACCTTTACAGCGATGGCTGTATTGCATTTGTGGGAACAGGGAAAGTTTGGATTGGATGATGATGTGCGCACGCATTTCCCCAGCTTTCCTTATGAAGGCATGACCATCAAAATGCTTTTATCACATCGAAGCGGTATGCCCAATTACCTGCATTTCACTAATGAAACAAAGGCCGTCACTACCTATCGAAAAGGCAGAAAGGGCCGCAAAATCAAGGTGGTGAAATATGTACCGGTGAAAGATCCTTTCCGTCCGGGATTGCTCACCAATCAGGATATCCTGGATTTCATGGCCGAGAAAAAGCCCGCAATCCAATCACGCCCCGATACCCGCTTTCAATATTGCAATACCAATTATGTGATGCTGGCCTTGTTGGTGGAGAAAATTACTGGTCAGTCTTTTCCACAATACATGAAGGATAGTGTATTCACCCCATTGGGTATGAAAAACAGTTTTGTATTCAGCAAAGCCGATACTGGTCGCTACATACCTTCATATATGTACAATAACCGTGTGTACGGACTGGAACGCTTGGATTGTACCTATGGCGATAAGAATATTTATAGCACGCCACGTGAAATGCTGATTTGGGATAAAGTGCTGTATGATGGCAGTTTTGTGAAGAATAGTACCCTCAGCATGGCTTTTGAACCACTGAGCAACGAGCGCAAATCACAACACAATTATGGATTGGGTTGGCGAATGATTATTCATGAAGACAGTTCCAAGATTGTGTACCACAATGGTTGGTGGCACGGAAACAATACCGTTTTCACCCGACTGATTGAAGACACGGCCACCGTCATTATCCTGGGCAATAAGTTCAATAAAATGATCTACAGCCTGGGCCGCCGCTTCCCGCTGATTCTCACAAATGATGCGGATTCAACGGATTTTGAAGAATAA
- a CDS encoding sodium-translocating pyrophosphatase, translating to MNNALFYAVPAMGIVGLLYTFIKYGWVSRQDAGDAKMKGISDHIAEGAMAFLKAEWKILFYFVALVAVLLGFMASKNENSHWSIAVSFIFGAVASAFAGWIGMSIATKANVRTAQAAKTSLSKALNVSFTGGSVMGLGVAGLAVLGLGSLYLILKQIFAPGAAATSEEMVKTIEVLTGFSLGAESIALFARVGGGIYTKAADVGADLVGKVEAGIPEDDPRNPATIADNVGDNVGDVAGMGADLFGSYVATVLATMVLGQEAVSTDNYGGFAPILLPMLIAGVGIIFSIVGTLFVRVSDSAGISTNNVQKALNLGNWGSIVLTAIASAALVYYILPEAPVYLKRDYIEGTETIREGAIAITRNGVFGAILVGLAVGTLMSIITEYYTAMGKRPVMRIIRQSATGHATNVIGGLAVGKESTLLPILVLAGGIWGSFECAGLYGVAIAAAGMMATTAMQLAIDAFGPIADNAGGIAEMSELPKEVREKTDVLDAVGNTTAATGKGFAIASAALTALALFAAYVGVIKHNGYDMIGIDIYKAKVLASLFVGAMIPFIFSSLAIQAVGEAAMSMVEEVRRQFREIPGIMEGTGKPEYDKCVAISTEASIKKMMLPGAIAIISPIIIGFILGPEALGGFLAGATVSGVLMGMFQNNAGGAWDNAKKSFEKGVEINGEVFFKKSDPHKASVTGDTVGDPFKDTSGPSMNILIKLMSIVSLVIAPSLAQVHAGSAPKPYQHKVEQVMEVKVTSNDSTKTADVKVEGNYDALIEAMKKEGLTNGENVSVVFKDGKLTINGVEQSKEVVEKLKVELGDKMDLNIEVKKETKKQ from the coding sequence ATGAACAATGCACTATTCTACGCCGTTCCGGCGATGGGTATCGTGGGATTGCTCTACACATTCATCAAGTATGGCTGGGTGAGCAGACAAGATGCCGGAGATGCCAAAATGAAAGGTATCAGTGACCACATTGCTGAAGGCGCTATGGCTTTCCTGAAAGCCGAGTGGAAAATCCTCTTCTATTTCGTTGCCCTCGTTGCTGTTTTGCTGGGCTTTATGGCTTCAAAGAATGAGAACAGCCATTGGAGCATTGCAGTTTCATTCATTTTTGGTGCGGTTGCAAGTGCTTTTGCCGGCTGGATCGGTATGAGCATTGCCACTAAAGCCAACGTGCGTACTGCACAAGCGGCTAAGACAAGTTTATCCAAGGCCCTGAACGTATCCTTCACTGGTGGTTCTGTAATGGGTCTGGGTGTTGCCGGTCTGGCTGTATTGGGTCTGGGTAGCTTATACCTGATCCTGAAGCAAATCTTTGCACCAGGTGCCGCTGCTACTTCTGAAGAAATGGTAAAGACCATTGAAGTACTGACCGGTTTCTCTCTGGGTGCTGAATCTATTGCCCTCTTCGCCCGTGTGGGTGGTGGTATCTATACCAAGGCTGCCGACGTAGGTGCTGACCTCGTAGGTAAAGTGGAAGCAGGTATCCCCGAAGATGATCCACGTAACCCAGCCACTATCGCTGATAACGTAGGTGATAACGTGGGTGACGTAGCTGGTATGGGTGCCGATTTGTTCGGTTCTTATGTAGCTACAGTATTGGCAACAATGGTATTGGGTCAGGAAGCTGTATCTACCGATAATTACGGTGGTTTTGCCCCTATCCTCCTGCCAATGTTGATTGCCGGTGTGGGTATCATTTTCTCTATTGTAGGTACTTTGTTTGTACGTGTGTCTGATTCTGCTGGCATCAGCACCAACAACGTACAGAAGGCCCTGAACTTGGGTAACTGGGGTTCTATTGTGTTAACGGCCATTGCTTCTGCAGCACTGGTATATTATATCTTACCTGAAGCGCCAGTTTATCTGAAGCGCGACTATATCGAGGGTACTGAAACCATCCGTGAAGGTGCTATCGCCATCACACGTAATGGTGTATTCGGTGCTATCCTGGTTGGTCTGGCTGTAGGTACGCTGATGTCAATCATCACTGAGTACTATACTGCCATGGGTAAGCGTCCTGTAATGCGTATCATTCGTCAGTCTGCTACTGGTCACGCTACCAACGTAATTGGTGGTTTGGCTGTAGGTAAGGAATCTACTTTATTACCTATCCTCGTTTTGGCTGGTGGTATCTGGGGTTCTTTTGAGTGCGCCGGTTTATACGGTGTAGCGATTGCTGCTGCTGGTATGATGGCCACTACTGCGATGCAATTGGCGATCGATGCATTCGGTCCGATTGCTGATAACGCAGGTGGTATTGCTGAAATGAGCGAATTGCCTAAAGAAGTTCGTGAAAAAACTGACGTATTGGATGCAGTTGGTAACACGACTGCTGCTACCGGTAAAGGTTTTGCCATTGCTTCTGCTGCCCTCACTGCCCTGGCATTGTTTGCCGCTTATGTGGGTGTGATCAAGCACAATGGTTACGACATGATCGGTATCGATATCTATAAAGCGAAAGTATTGGCCAGCTTATTTGTTGGTGCCATGATTCCATTCATCTTCTCTTCACTGGCTATTCAAGCTGTTGGTGAAGCTGCGATGAGCATGGTAGAAGAAGTAAGACGCCAGTTCCGCGAAATTCCAGGTATCATGGAAGGTACAGGTAAGCCTGAATACGATAAGTGCGTGGCCATCTCTACTGAAGCTTCTATCAAGAAGATGATGCTGCCAGGTGCTATCGCGATCATTTCTCCAATCATCATTGGTTTCATCCTCGGCCCAGAAGCATTGGGTGGTTTCCTCGCCGGTGCTACTGTGAGTGGTGTACTGATGGGTATGTTCCAGAACAACGCAGGTGGTGCTTGGGATAATGCCAAGAAGAGCTTTGAAAAAGGTGTTGAGATCAATGGTGAAGTATTCTTCAAGAAGTCTGATCCACACAAAGCTTCTGTAACTGGTGATACCGTAGGTGATCCATTTAAGGATACATCTGGTCCTTCAATGAATATCCTCATCAAGTTGATGTCAATCGTTTCTCTGGTAATCGCTCCTTCTTTGGCACAAGTACATGCAGGTAGTGCACCTAAGCCTTATCAGCATAAAGTTGAGCAGGTAATGGAAGTGAAAGTAACCAGCAACGACAGTACCAAAACTGCTGACGTAAAGGTGGAAGGCAACTATGATGCATTGATTGAAGCCATGAAGAAAGAAGGCTTAACCAATGGTGAAAATGTATCCGTTGTTTTCAAAGACGGTAAATTAACCATCAATGGTGTTGAGCAAAGTAAAGAAGTTGTTGAGAAACTGAAAGTAGAGCTTGGCGACAAAATGGATCTCAATATTGAGGTGAAGAAAGAAACCAAGAAGCAGTAA
- a CDS encoding type IX secretion system membrane protein PorP/SprF, producing the protein MKLRQSYRILICCCTILAAMQLFAQQRPYYSQYILNNYIINPAVAGIENYTDIKLSHRRQWTGIADAPVTTYLTMHAPLSKDDYGRETVNTFYPYGENPLGKANWRDYNNNEPHHGVGLTFLNDVTGPLSRIALQGTYAYHMSVAPGMMLSGGVSVGFTQLRLDASKLNFGEVNLDPAVSSSGILNRMRPDVSAGFWLYTSRFFAGLSVQQLVPQQVAFSDNNVYLQNSRLLPHTFLSFGYRFTITDEVTMLPSAQVRYISPLPIGVDLNVKFRYLDQLWVGASYRHKEGGAAMAGIKLNTSWHLGYAYEMATNSTLNTFSRGSHELTIGFLLGNKVLDWTPRNVW; encoded by the coding sequence ATGAAGTTGCGTCAGTCATATCGCATCTTGATTTGTTGCTGTACAATCTTGGCAGCAATGCAGCTCTTTGCACAACAAAGACCATACTACTCGCAATACATCCTAAACAACTATATCATCAATCCTGCAGTGGCCGGTATTGAAAACTATACCGATATCAAGCTCAGCCATAGAAGGCAATGGACGGGTATTGCAGATGCACCGGTAACCACCTACCTTACCATGCATGCGCCACTGAGTAAGGATGATTATGGTCGCGAAACGGTGAATACTTTTTATCCTTACGGTGAGAATCCTTTGGGTAAAGCCAATTGGCGCGATTACAATAACAATGAACCACACCACGGAGTAGGTCTTACATTTTTGAATGATGTAACTGGTCCGCTCAGCAGAATTGCTTTGCAGGGTACTTATGCATACCACATGTCTGTTGCACCGGGCATGATGCTCTCCGGCGGCGTGTCAGTTGGTTTTACGCAGTTAAGATTAGATGCGAGCAAATTGAATTTTGGCGAAGTGAATCTTGATCCCGCTGTCAGCAGTAGTGGTATCCTCAACAGAATGCGCCCAGATGTGAGCGCCGGTTTCTGGTTATACACTTCTCGTTTTTTCGCAGGACTTTCTGTGCAGCAACTCGTGCCACAGCAAGTGGCATTCTCAGATAATAATGTGTACCTGCAAAATAGTCGCTTATTGCCCCATACTTTTTTGTCATTCGGTTATCGATTCACTATCACAGATGAGGTTACGATGTTGCCATCTGCACAAGTGCGTTATATCTCGCCACTGCCCATTGGTGTTGACCTCAACGTGAAATTCCGTTACCTCGATCAATTGTGGGTGGGTGCTTCATATCGCCACAAAGAGGGTGGTGCAGCCATGGCCGGTATCAAACTCAATACCAGCTGGCATCTGGGATATGCGTACGAAATGGCTACCAATAGCACACTGAATACCTTCTCACGCGGTAGTCACGAACTCACTATCGGTTTCTTATTGGGCAATAAAGTACTGGATTGGACACCACGCAATGTGTGGTAA
- a CDS encoding M56 family metallopeptidase, whose translation MLSANGPVWIVLFLQHVLWTGFVWLTWQVLRKCIRFTATQIYFVNTALQLLAAGALVIGASYFVRDDTAIVNNAIGVFNLNQFIRSNPFLAEALLLLYILALGIQLMQWMLGLTAVRKLMRSGLPADGVLLHQLQQQQSLLQLNRKIELRVSDVVESPLTVGWIKPIIILPLAAINQLTPNELEALLLHELVHIRRYDYLVNHALVLSRALLCFNPFIWLLHEETILYREISCDDAVRSRQETGVYAGALFRMAQLQQQHRLAMAATGSKDGLRKRIAYMLEPMQVMQTSASRIIIVVFGLGALALLLFFSAKTAQEKRLSKRKPKTSNTKLHALPKPVLAKTNRIQALKPQPRKSSIKKEVLIEETIVTNTNQALKTLKTWSDLEQPVVEERILIEGNPLLKQVASPTEKQVLRQVMKEKLVAAADLLKQLKQDKQLSEQEKLWLIANILKRTGIQFDSNNQVILPEGFDIQSLENILRNRNLLLRERIIPESLIHRRIQ comes from the coding sequence ATGCTCTCGGCGAATGGCCCAGTCTGGATAGTATTATTCCTGCAACATGTGTTGTGGACCGGCTTTGTCTGGTTAACCTGGCAGGTGCTGCGTAAATGCATTCGCTTCACAGCAACACAAATCTATTTCGTAAATACTGCGCTGCAGTTATTGGCTGCAGGGGCTTTGGTGATTGGTGCCAGCTACTTTGTCCGAGATGATACAGCAATAGTGAACAATGCCATTGGTGTTTTCAACCTCAACCAATTTATTCGAAGCAATCCGTTTTTAGCAGAAGCATTACTCCTACTTTATATTCTGGCATTGGGTATTCAACTGATGCAATGGATGCTGGGTTTAACAGCTGTTCGTAAACTGATGCGCAGTGGATTGCCTGCTGATGGAGTATTACTACATCAATTACAACAACAACAGTCATTGCTGCAACTCAACAGAAAGATTGAATTGCGTGTGAGTGATGTTGTGGAGAGTCCGCTCACTGTTGGCTGGATCAAGCCCATAATCATCTTACCTCTGGCGGCTATCAATCAACTAACACCCAATGAACTGGAAGCCCTGCTCTTACATGAGTTGGTACATATTCGTCGCTATGATTATCTGGTGAACCATGCATTGGTGTTGAGCCGTGCACTGTTGTGCTTCAATCCTTTTATCTGGTTGCTGCACGAAGAAACCATTTTGTACCGAGAGATTAGTTGCGATGATGCAGTACGCAGTAGGCAAGAAACCGGTGTGTATGCGGGTGCTTTGTTTCGTATGGCACAATTGCAACAGCAACATCGCCTGGCCATGGCAGCTACCGGCAGTAAGGATGGTTTGCGCAAACGCATTGCCTATATGTTGGAACCGATGCAGGTGATGCAAACTTCTGCAAGCCGGATCATCATCGTAGTATTTGGTTTAGGTGCACTGGCTTTGCTCTTATTTTTCTCAGCCAAAACTGCACAGGAAAAAAGACTCAGTAAACGCAAGCCTAAAACATCCAATACAAAATTGCATGCTTTGCCTAAACCGGTCTTAGCAAAAACCAACCGTATTCAAGCATTGAAGCCGCAACCAAGAAAGAGCAGCATCAAAAAAGAAGTATTGATTGAGGAAACCATAGTAACCAATACAAATCAGGCTTTAAAAACATTGAAGACCTGGAGCGATTTGGAGCAGCCTGTAGTTGAAGAACGCATCCTGATAGAAGGCAATCCCCTGCTGAAACAAGTGGCAAGTCCTACTGAGAAACAAGTCTTACGACAAGTGATGAAAGAGAAACTAGTTGCTGCTGCAGATTTGTTGAAGCAATTGAAACAGGACAAGCAATTGAGTGAACAAGAAAAACTATGGTTGATCGCCAATATCTTGAAACGTACCGGTATTCAGTTTGACAGTAACAATCAAGTTATTTTACCTGAAGGTTTTGACATACAAAGCCTGGAAAATATTTTACGCAACCGTAATCTTTTATTGCGTGAGCGCATTATACCCGAGAGCCTGATACATAGAAGGATTCAGTAA